The DNA segment GGGCGAGCGGGCCACGGGATGCCGACGCGCGCAGCTCGGCCGTACCGCGTCTGTGCTCCCTGCCGCCCTGCCGGCAGCCGATGGCGGCTGCCATCGGGCCGCCGAGCAGTGTGGCGACGGTGTGCAGTTCGTACTCGGTCTGCGTCCAGCTGCCCTGCCAGTAGGCGGCTTTGCTGACCAGCGGCACCAGCAGGGTGAGGAAGACGGCGACCGCCGCCCATGGGGTGAGCCCGCCGCGCAGTTCAGCGGCCCAGGGGCGGGGAGCGGGCCGCGGAGCTGCCGCTGTGCTTGCGGGCGACGGCGTACGGACGGTCGCGCTCACCCGGCGGACCGGGCCGTGAGCGGCGCGCCCGCGCGGTGCTCGCGCAGGGCGGTGGTGTAGCCGCGCTCGATGGCGTTGCCCTCGCGGTCGCGGCCCGCGGCGCTCTCGCCGAGGGCGGCCAGCGAGGCCGGCGTACCGCGGTAGGCGATCCTGCCCGCCTCGATGAGCGTCACATCCGTGCAGGCGACGGCGACGTCCTCCACCAGATGGGTGGAGACGATGACCGTGGAGCCCTCACCCAACTCACGGAGCAGCGATCTGAATTCGACGCGCTGCTCCGGATCGAGACCGGCGGTCGGCTCGTCCAGGAGCAGGACGTCCGGGTCGTTCACGACGGCCTGGGCTATCCCGACGCGCCGCACCATCCCGCCCGAGAGCGTCTTGATCTTCGCGTCGATGCGGTCGCCCAGCCCGACCCGGTCCACGGCGCGCTCGACGGCCTCCGCCGTCCCGGCCCGGGGCATCTCCTTCAGCCACGCCACATAGGCCACGAACTCGCGCACCGTGAAGCCCGGGTAGTAGCCGAACTCCTGCGGCAGATAGCCGAGTCCGCGCCGCACCGCTGTCCGCCCCCGGTGCTCGCCGATGTCCTCGCCCATCATCTCGACCCGGCCGGACGCCGGGGCCGCGACTGTGGCGAGTACCCGGATCAGCGATGTCTTGCCCGCGCCGTTCGGGCCGAGCAGACCGTGTACGCCGGGGGCGAAGTCGAGGTCGACGGAGTCCAGAGCGGTGGTCCTGCGGTGCCTGACCGTGAGGCCGGAGAGCCGGATGGCCGCTCCGCCGCCCCGGCGTCCCCCCGCCCCGCCGTGCGGGGCTGTCGCGCTGGTGACACTCATGCCTTCTCCATCCGGTCGAACGAGTGACGGCGCAGGGCCAGCAGCCCCGCGCAGAGTGAAGCCGCGACGGCCCAGCCGCTCTGGGCGGAAGCGCCCGAGACGATGGACGAGAGCTGTCCGGAGACCGCGTCGAACAGGAACGGTCCGCCGGACGGCCCCGCAGCGGCCGCCGGCAGCAGCACCGCGCAGGCCCAGCCGGTGCCCAGCGCGGCGGCGGCGGCCCGGCAGCCCACGTACGAGCCGAGCGCCAGCGAGCCCAGGGTCAGCGCGAGTCCGGGCAGCAGCCAGGTGGCCGCTCCCGGAACGCCGTCGTCGGCCGGCAGCAGTGCCTCGGCGCCGGTGAGCAGCGGAACACCTGTCACCAGCACGGTGGCGGTCCGGATCAGGAGCAGCCGCAGCCCGCCCGACGGGGTCGAGGCGACGATCTCGTGCATCGGGTCGGCGTGCCGCCCGTGCGACACGGCGACACCGGCGACCGGCACCACCGGCGCCAGGGCCAGCAGGACGGCGCGGGCTCCGGCGAGCCCGGCTCCGTGGGCCAGTCCGGCGGCCCCCAACACGACCAGCACCACCGCCACCGCCCAGGGGCCGGGCAGCGCGGGCCCCGCTGCCCGGGGGGCCCGCGCCGCACGCAGGACGCGGCCCGGCCGTGAACCGTGCCGCGCGCCCCGGACGGTCCCGGGCCGCCCCCGGCGGCCCGGGACGTGCGAGCCTGCCCGAGCACGGCGGCCCGGACCCCGGCCAGCGCGGGGCCGGCGGCCGACGCCCGCACGGCGGCCGACACCCGGGCCGCACAGGGCCCGCACGCCTCGACGTGCTTCTCCAGCGACCACGCGTCCTTCTCGGCGGCCTCCCCGGACGCGTAACGGGCCGCGAGGGGCCCGCCGACGTGCCAGGTGTGCGGCGCGGTGTCCTGGCTGCTCATACCGTCCCTCCCACGGGGCCTGCTCCGGGTGCCAGGCCGGCCAGCGCGGCGCGCAGCTCGCGGCGGGCCCGTACCGCTCGCGTCTTGACCGTCCCCTCCGGGATCCCGAGGAGCTGCGCGGTCTCGCGGGTCGTCAGCCCGTCGACGACCGTGGCGCGCAGCACGTCGCGCAGCTCCGGCGAGATCCGGTCGAGCGCGGTGCCGACGTCCCCGTATTCGAGCCCGGCCAGGACCCGGTCCTCGGCCGACGCCGCCACCGGGGCCGCCTCGTGTGCCGCGCTTTCCGCGCGGGCCGCACGGGTCAGCGCCCGCTGTGCGTCGACCAGCCGGCGGCCCGCGATCACCCACAGCCAGCCGCCGGCCTCGTCCCCACGGTGTGAGCCCGCGGACCGCCAGACGGTGACGAAGGTGTCCTGCAGCACTTCCCGTACGACGTCGGGGTCGGCGCACCGCCGGGTGAGCCGCGCGTGCAGCCAGCCCGCGTGCCGGTCGTAGAGCGCGGCCAGCGCGGCCGGGTCGCCCTTGGCCACGGCCCGCAGCAGCGCCGCGTCCCCGGCGTCGTCGTGGGCTCCCCCCGGGGAGCGGAACAGTCTCACGCTCTCTCTATCGCCGTTGCACGGGTCATCGGTTCACCGGATCTCCGGTTCATCGCTTTTCCGGCCTATCGCTTTTCCGGTCCATCGGGTTGCCGGTTCATCGGTTCGCCGGTTGATCTGCTCGTCGCTTCGTCCGTCCGGCCCACCCCCCCCGCACCGATCGGAGCAGGGGTGTCCGCGTGAATGCCGGGACTGGGTGGCCGGTGTGCCGGAATTGCCCGATCCGGTGGTGGTGTGGACAATTCCTCTGCGGGGAACTGAATGTGACCCGGCGCACGTTGGTGAGACGAATACGGATGGGGCCGCGCCCGCTGGGTAGGGCTTGAATCCAACCTCGTCACCGACCTTACGGAGATTCTCGTGGCCGCTTCAGCGCAGCTTCTGCTCTCGGCCCTGTCCAAACCCGTCCCGGAGACCGTTCCGGAGCTCGTGCCGGACCTGATGCCCGACCCCGACGCGAGCACCAGCTCCATGGAGCTGCCGCTGACGAGTGAGCCGCCGCTCTCCGACGTCGCACCCCTCACCAGCGAGCCGCCGCTCGCCGACTTCACCCCGTTGACCAGTGAGCCCACCGCATACGGAACGGCTGCCGGGATCTGACCGCAGCCTGAACGGGGAGTCCGCATGAGCCTTGCCAGGCTCGCCGCGCTGCATGGAGTCGCCACCAGCTACGCACCGTCCGAGGACGTCACCGTCCCGGTCTCCGACGCCACCGTCATCGCCGTGCTCGCCGCGCTCGACATCGACGCGTCGACACCGGAGGCGGTCGCCACGGCGCTCGCCCGCCACGAGGCGGCCCTCGCGGACCGGCTGCTGCCGCCGACCGTGGTGGCCAGGCCCGGTGAGCGCCCCCCGGCCGTGCGCGACCTCCCGCCGGGCACCCAGCTGCGGATCGAGACCGAGCAGGGCGGCACCCTCGACAAGTGGCAGGAACTGCCGCTCGGCGTGCACCGGTTGCACGCCGAGGCGGCCGACGGGCGCACCGTACGGGCCACTCTCGTGGTCGCGCCCGAACGGGTGCCGCAGCCGCCCGGCCACAGTCACGGCTTCCTGGTGCAGCTCTACTCCCTGCTGTCCGCGCGCTCCTGGGGCATGGGCGACCTCGGCGACCTGGCCGATCTCGCCGCCTGGTCGGGGCGGGTGCACGGCGCCGGATTCGTCCAGGTCAATCCGCTGCATGCGGCAGCGCCCGGGTCGCCCACCGACCCGTCGCCCTACCGCCCTTCGTCGCGGCGCTTCCCGGACCCCGTCCACCTGCGGGTCGAGGCGGTCCCCGAATACGCGTACATCGGGGACCGCGGCCATCTCCGCCGCGCCGCCGTACTGCGCGAGGCGGTGCTCGACGGGGGCGCCCTGATCGACCGCGACGCCGTGTGGGCGCTCAAGAAGGAGGCCCTGGAGCTGGTCTACGAGGTCCCGCTCGGCCCCGGCAGACGCGCCGCTTACGCCGACTTCCTCGCCACCCAGGGACGCCCGCTGGAGGACCACGCCACCTGGTGTGCGCTCGCCGAGGAACACGGGCCCGACTGGCACACCTGGCCCGCCCCGCTCCGCGACCCCCGCTCGCACGGCACGGCCCGCGCCCGCGCGGCGCTCCAGCACCGCGTCGACTTCCACATGTGGCTCGCCTGGCTGACCGACGCCCAGCTCGCCGACGCCCAGCGCGCCGCCCGCGAGGCGGGCATGGAGACCGGCCTGGTCCACGACCTGGCCGTCGGGGTGCACCCGGACGGCGCCGACGCCTGGGCCCAGCAGTCCATCTTCGCCGGGGGGATGTCCGTCGGCGCCCCGCCGGACGCCTTCAACGCCCGCGGCCAGGACTGGGGTCTGCCCCCCTGGCGCCCCGACGCGCTCGCCGCTTCCGGCTACGCGCCCTACCGCGGCCTGCTGAGGGGCATCCTGCGGAACGCGGGCGCGATCCGGATCGACCATGTGATGGGACTCTTCCGGCTCTGGTGGGTACCGGGGGGCGGCGATCCCACCACCGGAACATATGTCCGTTATGACGCCGATGCGATGCTGGCCGTTCTCGCGCTGGAGGCCCACCGCGCGGGTGCGGCCGTCATCGGCGAGGACCTCGGCACGGTCGAGCCCGGCGTCCGCGAATCCCTGTCGCGCCGCGGTGTGCTGGGCACTTCGGTGCTCTGGTTCGAGCGCGACTGGAGCGGTACGGGCCGGCCGCTGTCGCCGGACACGTGGCGTGAGGAGTGCGTGGCCACCGCCACCACCCACGATCTGCCCTCCACCGCCGCCCGGCTGACCGGTGAACATGTCGAACTCCGCCATCGCCTGGGCCTCCTGACCCGCCCGCTGAGCCAGGAACAGGCCGAGGACAAGGCCGAACTCGCCGAGTGGCTGGGCTTCCTCGCCCGGCTCGGGCTGCTGCCCGAGGGCTCGGGCGACGAGGAGGGGGAGGTCCGCGCGGTCCACCGCTTCCTGCTGCGCACCCCGGCCCGGATGACCGGCATCTGGCTGCCGGACGCGGTCGGGGACCGCAGGCCGCAGAATCTCCCCGGCACCTGGGACCAGTATCCCAACTGGCGGCTGCCGGTCGCCGACCCGCAGGGCAGGCCCATGACCCTGGAGGAAGTGGCCGCCTCGCCCCGTCTGCACCGCCTGATGGCTGAGTTCCGGCCGCGTACGGCACCCCCGGGCGCGCAGACCGCATAGCCGTTCGCTACGTTTGGTCCGTGGACAAGAAGAACGCCCTGCGCGCCGGAGCCGTAGCAGCCGGTACGACGCTGATGATGCTGCTCATGTCGTCCCCCGCGCTCGCGCTGACACGCGACGACGGCGACGACCCCGGTCCGGGCCTGAGTGTCTTCGACACGATCGGCCTCTTTGTGATCACACCTCTCGTGCTGTTCGGGATCATTGCCGGACTGGTGATGGTCCTCGACAAGTCCCGCAAGAAGGCCTGACACCCGCCCTCTTCACCCGATGTGCCGCGGAGCCGCCCGACCGGCCCCGCGGCACCTCTGCGTTCCGCGCCGGATTTCCGCGCCGGATTTCCGCGCCGGATTTCCGCGCCGGATTCCCGCTCCGGATCTTCCGTGCTGCATCCTTCGCGATCCTTCGCGCCGGATCCTTCGCGACCGGCGTGAGAACCGGCGTGAGACCGGCGGGGGATAGGTTGCGGACATGACCGAGTGGGACATCCGGAAGCTTCAGATCCTCCGTACCCTGAGCGAGCGGGGCACCGTCACGGCCACCGCCGAGGTGCTCCGGATGACCCCGTCGGCCGTCTCCCAGCAGCTCTCGAACCTGTCGAAGCAACTCGGTGTACCGCTGCTCGTGGCCCACGGCCGACGGGTCAGGCTCACCGACGCGGCCCATCTGGTGCTCCGGCACGCCGAGGCGGTCTTCGCCCAGCTGGAGCGCGCGGACGCCGAACTGGCCGGCTATCTCCAGGGGGAGGCGGGCGAGGTCCGGGTGGGAGCCTTCTCCACCGCCGTCCCCGCGCTGGTGGTCCCCGCCGTGGCCGCGCTGCGCCTGAGCCACCCCGCCGTCGAGGTCCGCATCCGTGAGGCGGAGGCGGCCGAGGCGTACGAGCTGCTCGCGGGCGGCGACGTCGATCTGGCGATCTCCCTCGCCGCCCACGCCCCGACCGCCCGCGACCCGCGCTTCACCCGCGTACCGCTGCTGGCCGACCCGCTCGACGTGGCGCTGCCCGCCGGGCACCCGCTGGCCTCCGCCGAGGGGCTGCGGCTCGCCGACCTCTCCGGCGAGGCATGGATCTTCGGCGGCAGCGGCCCCTGGTCGGAGATCACCACAGCGGCCTGCGAGGCCGCCGGATTCGTCCCCGAGCAGGCGCACAGCGCGGCCGGCTGGACGGCGATCCTGGCCATGGTGGAGGCCGAGATGGGGGTCGCGCTGGTGCCCAGGATGGCGGTGGGCGGCGAGCGCCGTACGGGGGTGGTGACCCGGGTGCTCAGCGCCGACCAGCCGCTGCGCCACGTGATCGCCGCGGTGCGGCGCGGGGCCGAAGGCGGTACCGCGGTCGGCCGGGTGCTGGACGCGCTCCGCGAGGTCGCACGCGGGCAGGGCGGCCACCCGTAGCATCGTTCAGATTCACTGAATGGATTCTGTGGAAACTTTCGATGGACGTGATCGGTGGTTCTGGGTGAGAGTCGGAGCATGACTTCCACCGATGCAGCGAGCTCCCAGGACCCCCACGCCAACGACGCGGCTCCGTACGGCGGCGGCGACCCGTACGCCGACTACCGCAGCGGGGACCACGCCTTCACCGAGCTGGTCGACCTGGCTGACCGCCGCCTCGGTGCGGGTGTCGTCGCCGCCAACGACGAGTTCTTCGCCGAGCGCGAGAACCTGCTCGTCCGCGAGCGCGCCGTCTTCGACCCCGAGCACTTCGGTCACAAGGGCAAGATCATGGATGGCTGGGAGACCCGCCGCCGGCGCGGCGCGTCCGCCGAGACGCCCTTCCCGACCCCGGACGACCACGACTGGGCGCTCATCCGGCTCGGCGCCCCCGGCGTCATCCGCGGGATCATCGTGGACACCGCCCACTTCCGCGGCAACTACCCGCAGCAGATATCGGTCCAGGGCGCCTCGGTGGAGGGTTCCCCGAGCCCCGAGGAGCTGCTCGCCGACGACGTGAAGTGGGAGGAGATCATCCCGCGGTCCCCCGTGCTCGGCCACGCGGCCAACGCCTTCGAGATCACCGGCGAGCGCGTCTACACCCACGTCCGGCTCTGCCAGCACCCCGACGGCGGTGTCGCCCGCCTCCGCGTGCACGGCGAGGTCGTGCCCGACCCCGAGTGGCTCGACCTGCTCTCCACGGTCGACCTGGTCTCGGTGCTCAACGGCGCCGCGTACGAGGACGCGTCGGACCGCTTCTACTCCTCGCCGACCCAGATCATCCTGCCCGGCACCTCCCGCAAGATGGACGACGGCTGGGAGAACCGCCGCCGCCGCGTCCGCGACACCAACGACTGGGTGCGGTTCCGGCTGGCCGCGCAGGGGTCCGTACGCGCCGTGGAGATCGACACGGCCTACCTCAAGGGCAACTCCGCCGGCTGGATCGCGCTGAGCGGCCGTGACGGCGAGACGGGCGAGTGGTTCGAGATCATCCCGCGCACCAAGCTCCAGCCCGACACCCTGCACCGTTTCAAGCTCGCTGCCGAGGCCGTCGTCACCCACGTCCGCCTGGACACCTTCCCCGACGGCGGTGTGGCGCGGATGCGCCTGCACGGCACGTTCACCGAGGCGGGAAGGGCCGAGCTGCGCCGCCGGTACAACGGGTCCTGACCCCTCCGGCCCCACTGACACCTCTGTACGGAGGCCGGGGGGAAACCCGCACAGAGGAAGGGGCGGGGCGCGGTCCTGGAACCGCGCCCCGCCCCGCATCCATGTTCAGGCGCGCGCCGCAGCCGCGTCCGCGGCCTGGGCCCGCAGCGCCCGCTCCACGCCCGCGCGCGACTCGGACACCAGCCGTCGCAGTGCGGCGTTCGGCCCGGCGGACTCCAGCCAGGCGTCCGTCGCGTCCAGCGTCTCCTGCGACACCTGGAGCGCCGGGTAGAGGCCGATCGCGACCTGCTGGGCCATCTCGTGACTGCGGGACTCCCAGACGTCCTTGACCGCGGCGAAGTACTTCTCCGTGTACGGAGCGAGGACCTCGCGCTGGTCGGTCTGGACGAAGCCGCCGATGACCGCTTCCTGGACGGCGTTGGGGAGCTGGTCGGACTCCACGACCGACGCCCAGGCCTCCGCCTTCGCGGCCTCCGTCGGACGCGCGGCGCGGGCGCTCGCCGCGTGCCGCTCACCCGCGGACGTCCGGTCGCGCAGCAGCTCGGCCGCGATCTCCTCCTCGTCGAACCGGCCGACCACGGCCAGCCGGTGCACGAACGCCCAGCGCAGCTCGGTGTCGACGGCGAGCCCCTCGACCGTCTCCTCGCCCTCCAGCATCCCGTTCAGCAGATCCAGCTGGAGCGGCGTGCGGGCGGTCGCGGCGAAGGCGCGGGCCCACGCCAGCTGGTGGTCGCTGCCCGCGTCGGAGGCCCGCAGATGGGCGAGCGTCGCGTCCGTCCACTGGGTCAGCCCCGCCTCGCGCCAGGCCGGGTCCGCGTACAGGTCGAGTGCCAGCTTCACCTGGCGGTGCAGCGACTGGACGACGCCGATGTCCGTCTCCTTGGAGATCCCGGAGAGGACGAGCGCCAGATAGTCGCGGGTGGCCAGCTCGCCGTCGCGGGTCATGTCCCAGGCGGAGGCCCAGGACAGCGCACGCGGCAGCGACTCGGCGAAGTCGCCCAGGTGCTCGGTGACGACGCGCAGCGAGTCCTCGTCGAGGCGCACCTTCGCGTACGACAGGTCGTCGTCGTTGAGCAGGATCACCGCGGGGCGCGGGGTGTCCTGCGGGAACGGCACCTCGGTGCGCTCGCCCTCGACGTCCAGCTCGATCCGGTCCGTACGGACGAGCTTGCCGTCCTCGTCCAGGTCGTAGCAGCCGATCGCGATGCGGTGCGGGCGCAGCGTCGGCTCTCCCTTGGCGCCCGCGGGCAGCTCGGGCGCCTCCTGCCGTACGGCGAAGGAGGTGATGTGGCCGGCGCCGTCCACCTCGATCTCCGGGCGCAGGATGTTGATCCCCGCGGTCTCCAGCCACGCCGTCGACCAGGCCTTCAGATCGCGCCCCGAGGTCTTCTCCAGCGCGCCGAGCAGGTCCGAGAGGCGGGTGTTGCCGAAGGCGTGCTGCTTGAAGTACGCCTGCACGCCCTGGAAGAACTCGTCCATGCCGACATAGGCGACGAGCTGCTTGAGGACCGAGGCGCCCTTGGCGTACGTGATGCCGTCGAAGTTGACCAGCACGTCGTCCAGGTCGGTGATGTCGGCCATGATCGGGTGCGTCGACGGCAGCTGGTCCTGGCGGTAGGCCCAGGTCTTCATGGAGTTGGCGAACGTCGTCCACGACTGGGGCCACTGGGACCCGTCCGCGTACGCCTGACACGCGATGGAGGTGTACGTGGCGAACGACTCGTTCAGCCAGAGGTCGTTCCAC comes from the Streptomyces sp. NBC_01471 genome and includes:
- a CDS encoding LysR family transcriptional regulator — its product is MTEWDIRKLQILRTLSERGTVTATAEVLRMTPSAVSQQLSNLSKQLGVPLLVAHGRRVRLTDAAHLVLRHAEAVFAQLERADAELAGYLQGEAGEVRVGAFSTAVPALVVPAVAALRLSHPAVEVRIREAEAAEAYELLAGGDVDLAISLAAHAPTARDPRFTRVPLLADPLDVALPAGHPLASAEGLRLADLSGEAWIFGGSGPWSEITTAACEAAGFVPEQAHSAAGWTAILAMVEAEMGVALVPRMAVGGERRTGVVTRVLSADQPLRHVIAAVRRGAEGGTAVGRVLDALREVARGQGGHP
- a CDS encoding RNA polymerase sigma factor, with the protein product MRLFRSPGGAHDDAGDAALLRAVAKGDPAALAALYDRHAGWLHARLTRRCADPDVVREVLQDTFVTVWRSAGSHRGDEAGGWLWVIAGRRLVDAQRALTRAARAESAAHEAAPVAASAEDRVLAGLEYGDVGTALDRISPELRDVLRATVVDGLTTRETAQLLGIPEGTVKTRAVRARRELRAALAGLAPGAGPVGGTV
- the alc gene encoding allantoicase produces the protein MTSTDAASSQDPHANDAAPYGGGDPYADYRSGDHAFTELVDLADRRLGAGVVAANDEFFAERENLLVRERAVFDPEHFGHKGKIMDGWETRRRRGASAETPFPTPDDHDWALIRLGAPGVIRGIIVDTAHFRGNYPQQISVQGASVEGSPSPEELLADDVKWEEIIPRSPVLGHAANAFEITGERVYTHVRLCQHPDGGVARLRVHGEVVPDPEWLDLLSTVDLVSVLNGAAYEDASDRFYSSPTQIILPGTSRKMDDGWENRRRRVRDTNDWVRFRLAAQGSVRAVEIDTAYLKGNSAGWIALSGRDGETGEWFEIIPRTKLQPDTLHRFKLAAEAVVTHVRLDTFPDGGVARMRLHGTFTEAGRAELRRRYNGS
- the pepN gene encoding aminopeptidase N, with protein sequence MPGTNLTREEARQRASLLTVDSYGIDLDLSGAQQGGTYRSVTTVRFQSAEAGAETFIDLIAPTVREAVLNGTSLDVDAVFKDSRIALSGLLAGENELRVVADCAYTNTGEGLHRFVDPVDDQAYLYTQFEVADARRVFPNFEQPDLKATFQFTVKAPEGWTVISNSPTPEPRDHIWEFEATPRISTYITALIVGPYHSVHSSYEKDGVSVPLGIYCRPSLAEFLDSDAIFDVTRQGFDWFQEKFDYAYPFAKYDQLFVPEFNAGAMENAGAVTIRDQYVFRSKVTDAAYETRAETILHELAHMWFGDLVTMEWWNDLWLNESFATYTSIACQAYADGSQWPQSWTTFANSMKTWAYRQDQLPSTHPIMADITDLDDVLVNFDGITYAKGASVLKQLVAYVGMDEFFQGVQAYFKQHAFGNTRLSDLLGALEKTSGRDLKAWSTAWLETAGINILRPEIEVDGAGHITSFAVRQEAPELPAGAKGEPTLRPHRIAIGCYDLDEDGKLVRTDRIELDVEGERTEVPFPQDTPRPAVILLNDDDLSYAKVRLDEDSLRVVTEHLGDFAESLPRALSWASAWDMTRDGELATRDYLALVLSGISKETDIGVVQSLHRQVKLALDLYADPAWREAGLTQWTDATLAHLRASDAGSDHQLAWARAFAATARTPLQLDLLNGMLEGEETVEGLAVDTELRWAFVHRLAVVGRFDEEEIAAELLRDRTSAGERHAASARAARPTEAAKAEAWASVVESDQLPNAVQEAVIGGFVQTDQREVLAPYTEKYFAAVKDVWESRSHEMAQQVAIGLYPALQVSQETLDATDAWLESAGPNAALRRLVSESRAGVERALRAQAADAAAARA
- a CDS encoding ABC transporter ATP-binding protein: MSVTSATAPHGGAGGRRGGGAAIRLSGLTVRHRRTTALDSVDLDFAPGVHGLLGPNGAGKTSLIRVLATVAAPASGRVEMMGEDIGEHRGRTAVRRGLGYLPQEFGYYPGFTVREFVAYVAWLKEMPRAGTAEAVERAVDRVGLGDRIDAKIKTLSGGMVRRVGIAQAVVNDPDVLLLDEPTAGLDPEQRVEFRSLLRELGEGSTVIVSTHLVEDVAVACTDVTLIEAGRIAYRGTPASLAALGESAAGRDREGNAIERGYTTALREHRAGAPLTARSAG
- the malQ gene encoding 4-alpha-glucanotransferase gives rise to the protein MSLARLAALHGVATSYAPSEDVTVPVSDATVIAVLAALDIDASTPEAVATALARHEAALADRLLPPTVVARPGERPPAVRDLPPGTQLRIETEQGGTLDKWQELPLGVHRLHAEAADGRTVRATLVVAPERVPQPPGHSHGFLVQLYSLLSARSWGMGDLGDLADLAAWSGRVHGAGFVQVNPLHAAAPGSPTDPSPYRPSSRRFPDPVHLRVEAVPEYAYIGDRGHLRRAAVLREAVLDGGALIDRDAVWALKKEALELVYEVPLGPGRRAAYADFLATQGRPLEDHATWCALAEEHGPDWHTWPAPLRDPRSHGTARARAALQHRVDFHMWLAWLTDAQLADAQRAAREAGMETGLVHDLAVGVHPDGADAWAQQSIFAGGMSVGAPPDAFNARGQDWGLPPWRPDALAASGYAPYRGLLRGILRNAGAIRIDHVMGLFRLWWVPGGGDPTTGTYVRYDADAMLAVLALEAHRAGAAVIGEDLGTVEPGVRESLSRRGVLGTSVLWFERDWSGTGRPLSPDTWREECVATATTHDLPSTAARLTGEHVELRHRLGLLTRPLSQEQAEDKAELAEWLGFLARLGLLPEGSGDEEGEVRAVHRFLLRTPARMTGIWLPDAVGDRRPQNLPGTWDQYPNWRLPVADPQGRPMTLEEVAASPRLHRLMAEFRPRTAPPGAQTA